A window of Aliarcobacter trophiarum LMG 25534 contains these coding sequences:
- the ubiE gene encoding bifunctional demethylmenaquinone methyltransferase/2-methoxy-6-polyprenyl-1,4-benzoquinol methylase UbiE, which yields MEKQEKIVSMFNNIAPTYDKANRVLSMGIDISWRNKACIKTFELYGKKTIDKIVDVACGTGDMILFWKQNANKKEITLKNIVGVDPSVGMMEVGKKKLPEVEFIEAFATSIPLEDESADILSISYGIRNVVQRQEAFFEFARVLKKGGLVVISEFTKNQKETPLDYLTAFYMDKILPVVGGIISKNKEAYRYLPDSIDEFLTTSNLQKELRNAGFEIVYTKAFSMKISTLIIAKKI from the coding sequence ATGGAAAAACAAGAAAAAATAGTATCAATGTTTAATAATATAGCACCAACTTATGATAAAGCTAATAGAGTTTTATCAATGGGAATTGATATTAGTTGGAGAAATAAAGCTTGTATAAAAACTTTTGAGCTATATGGGAAAAAAACTATAGATAAAATAGTTGATGTTGCTTGTGGTACAGGGGATATGATACTTTTTTGGAAACAAAATGCTAACAAAAAAGAGATTACTTTGAAAAATATTGTAGGAGTTGATCCTAGTGTTGGTATGATGGAAGTAGGTAAAAAGAAGCTTCCAGAAGTTGAATTTATTGAAGCCTTTGCAACATCTATACCACTTGAAGATGAGAGCGCTGATATTTTATCAATCTCTTATGGAATTAGAAATGTAGTGCAAAGACAAGAGGCTTTTTTTGAGTTTGCAAGAGTGTTAAAAAAAGGTGGTTTAGTGGTAATTAGTGAATTTACAAAAAATCAAAAAGAGACGCCACTTGATTATTTAACAGCATTTTATATGGATAAAATTCTGCCAGTTGTTGGTGGAATAATCTCAAAAAATAAAGAGGCATATAGATATTTGCCCGATAGTATAGATGAGTTTTTAACAACTTCAAATCTTCAAAAAGAGCTGAGAAATGCTGGTTTTGAGATAGTTTATACAAAAGCTTTCTCTATGAAAATATCAACATTAATTATTGCAAAAAAAATCTAA
- a CDS encoding TIGR00282 family metallophosphoesterase, whose product MRIGFIGDIVGRPGRKIIKDSLKNIKEENNIDFIIANGENASHGFGLTLDSFKELMSSGIDIITGGNHSFDKKKDVQILHESGKVLRPDNYPEGVVGSGVAICDVKIGDKSEKLAVINLMGQFAMPLVENPFNWATKLIQNLEEQNIKNIFVDFHGEATSEKRVMLMMFKGKVSAICGTHTHVGTDDLQIFQNTAYLTDIGLTGCYDNVIGMDEKAPIKRATTGIGSHFEVPNSCKAILQMMVVDIEDGRAINSFKIKKYCNSGKLHISDAIII is encoded by the coding sequence TTGAGAATAGGATTTATAGGTGATATTGTAGGTCGCCCTGGAAGAAAAATAATAAAAGATAGTTTAAAAAATATAAAAGAAGAGAACAATATTGACTTTATAATAGCAAATGGTGAAAATGCAAGTCATGGTTTTGGGCTTACTCTTGATAGTTTTAAAGAGTTAATGTCTAGTGGAATAGATATAATAACAGGTGGAAATCATAGCTTTGATAAAAAAAAAGATGTTCAAATTTTACATGAAAGCGGGAAAGTGTTAAGACCTGATAACTATCCAGAAGGAGTAGTTGGAAGTGGAGTAGCTATTTGTGATGTAAAAATTGGAGATAAAAGTGAGAAATTGGCAGTTATAAATCTAATGGGTCAATTTGCTATGCCTTTGGTTGAAAATCCATTTAATTGGGCTACAAAATTAATACAAAATTTAGAAGAACAAAATATAAAAAATATTTTTGTAGATTTTCATGGTGAAGCAACAAGTGAAAAAAGAGTTATGCTTATGATGTTTAAAGGCAAAGTTAGTGCAATTTGTGGGACACATACACATGTAGGAACAGATGATTTACAAATTTTTCAAAATACTGCCTATTTGACAGATATTGGATTAACTGGTTGCTATGATAATGTTATAGGAATGGATGAAAAAGCACCAATTAAAAGAGCAACGACTGGAATAGGTTCTCACTTTGAAGTTCCAAACTCTTGTAAAGCAATACTTCAAATGATGGTTGTAGATATAGAAGATGGAAGAGCTATAAACTCTTTTAAGATAAAAAAATATTGTAATAGCGGTAAACTGCACATTAGTGATGCAATAATTATTTAA
- the panD gene encoding aspartate 1-decarboxylase, producing MTFEMLYSKIHRATVSDANLNYVGSITIDEELMNASNLRVGQKVDIVNINNGERFQTYVIKGEFGKRDMCLNGAAARKVAIGDKIIVIAYATYSEEELKNYKPTVVLVDDKNNIELITNELVGSDYV from the coding sequence ATGACTTTTGAAATGTTATACAGCAAAATTCATAGAGCGACTGTTAGTGATGCAAATTTGAATTATGTTGGTTCAATTACTATTGATGAAGAGTTGATGAATGCTAGTAACCTAAGAGTTGGGCAAAAAGTTGATATTGTAAATATTAATAATGGAGAGAGATTTCAAACTTATGTAATAAAAGGTGAGTTTGGAAAAAGAGATATGTGTTTAAATGGTGCAGCTGCTAGAAAAGTGGCTATTGGAGATAAAATAATTGTAATCGCTTATGCTACATATAGTGAAGAAGAGTTGAAAAATTATAAACCAACAGTAGTTTTAGTTGATGATAAAAATAATATTGAGCTTATTACAAATGAGCTTGTAGGAAGTGATTATGTTTGA
- a CDS encoding YbaB/EbfC family nucleoid-associated protein, producing the protein MFDGIDLKNLNLGDMINKFQDMAKEQEKNNASNLFTAKAGGGMVEISINGNSEVVDLKIDDSLLEDKDSLQILLISCMNDIIKQSEENKKRMALGMLGDMGGFGNFGQK; encoded by the coding sequence ATGTTTGATGGAATTGATTTAAAAAACTTAAATCTTGGAGATATGATAAATAAGTTTCAAGATATGGCAAAAGAGCAAGAGAAAAACAATGCCTCAAATTTATTTACAGCAAAAGCTGGTGGGGGAATGGTTGAGATATCAATCAATGGAAACTCTGAAGTTGTTGATTTGAAAATTGATGACTCTTTGCTTGAAGATAAGGACTCTTTACAAATTTTATTAATCTCTTGTATGAATGATATAATAAAACAAAGTGAAGAGAATAAAAAGCGTATGGCTCTAGGAATGTTAGGAGATATGGGCGGTTTTGGGAATTTTGGTCAAAAATAG
- a CDS encoding polyprenyl synthetase family protein, which yields MKELLGEFEEFLLKNLPKIDSFHPHFEAAMQDMLIAGGKRFRPMLLLSIVKAKKPLLLENSLKVALAIEFLHTYSLIHDDLPAMDNASLRRGFPTLHIKYDEVTAILVGDALNSESFNLIATASLHNDIKIELIKLLGHNGGLNGMVIGQAIDCHFEKQKLELEKLEFLHLNKTAKLIAASLKMGAIIASCGEKIEEELYSFGLDLGLLFQIQDDIIDELESSEEAGKTTQNDSFKNSFVNLLGLEEAKKSADDLAQKCLERLEVFDDELKDSLKDLLVSYINRHKKYNS from the coding sequence ATGAAAGAGCTTTTAGGAGAGTTTGAAGAATTTTTGCTAAAAAATCTTCCAAAAATAGATAGTTTTCATCCACATTTTGAAGCTGCTATGCAAGATATGTTGATAGCAGGTGGTAAAAGATTTCGTCCAATGCTACTTTTAAGTATCGTAAAGGCAAAAAAACCTTTGCTTTTAGAAAACTCATTAAAAGTTGCTTTGGCAATAGAGTTTTTGCATACATACTCTTTAATTCATGATGATTTACCTGCCATGGATAATGCAAGTTTGAGAAGAGGATTTCCAACACTTCATATAAAATATGATGAAGTAACAGCTATTTTAGTAGGGGATGCTTTAAATAGTGAAAGTTTTAATCTAATAGCAACTGCAAGTTTACATAATGATATAAAAATAGAGCTAATAAAACTTTTGGGGCATAATGGCGGATTAAATGGTATGGTAATTGGTCAAGCAATAGATTGCCACTTTGAAAAACAAAAATTAGAGTTAGAAAAGTTGGAGTTTTTGCACTTAAATAAAACAGCAAAGTTAATTGCTGCAAGTCTTAAAATGGGTGCAATTATCGCTTCATGTGGTGAAAAAATAGAAGAAGAGCTTTATAGTTTTGGTTTAGATTTGGGACTTTTGTTTCAAATCCAAGATGATATTATTGATGAACTTGAAAGTAGTGAAGAAGCTGGAAAAACGACACAAAATGACAGCTTTAAAAACTCTTTTGTAAATCTTTTAGGTTTAGAAGAAGCGAAAAAAAGTGCAGATGATTTGGCACAAAAATGTTTAGAGAGACTAGAAGTCTTTGATGATGAGTTAAAAGATAGTTTAAAAGATTTATTAGTAAGCTATATAAATAGGCATAAAAAATACAACTCTTAG
- a CDS encoding P-loop NTPase family protein — translation MIIIPQTKGGVGKSTVAMQVIAPYLYKKHGKKITYIEIDDENNDSQSFTRTEIVNKRMLGTNKITELDELILMDDKHEVIVDVGGNKTSSLVLDEIKKVGSFGNVKWIIPLGDGELDGKNAIATMKKIKKIEKNPEDNLIFALTRAISMEEDYYSEQFINFFGHKYLDSNSVICDFVKDPKYFPVKNDKIITMSRYLGSTVWEMAYNNTDFAKKAIEAKELGDVEAARKYLFFRRIQTEAKDYVLNTLNKIFCDLDKWIEIKK, via the coding sequence ATGATAATAATTCCTCAAACAAAGGGTGGAGTAGGTAAATCTACTGTTGCTATGCAAGTTATTGCTCCATACTTATATAAAAAACATGGTAAAAAAATCACTTATATTGAAATTGATGATGAAAATAACGATTCTCAATCTTTTACAAGAACTGAAATAGTAAATAAAAGAATGCTTGGAACTAATAAAATTACAGAACTAGATGAACTTATTTTGATGGATGATAAGCATGAAGTTATTGTTGATGTAGGTGGAAATAAAACTTCAAGTTTGGTTTTAGATGAGATAAAAAAAGTTGGAAGTTTTGGAAATGTTAAGTGGATAATTCCTTTAGGAGATGGTGAACTTGATGGAAAAAATGCAATTGCAACTATGAAAAAGATAAAAAAAATAGAGAAAAATCCTGAAGATAATCTTATTTTTGCACTAACAAGGGCTATCTCTATGGAAGAGGATTATTATAGTGAGCAATTTATAAACTTCTTTGGACATAAATATCTTGATTCAAACTCAGTAATTTGTGATTTTGTAAAAGACCCAAAATATTTTCCTGTTAAAAATGATAAAATTATTACAATGAGTAGATATTTGGGGAGTACCGTTTGGGAAATGGCTTATAATAATACTGACTTTGCAAAAAAAGCTATTGAGGCAAAAGAGTTAGGAGATGTTGAAGCTGCTAGAAAATATCTATTTTTTAGAAGAATACAGACAGAAGCAAAGGATTATGTATTAAATACTCTAAACAAGATATTTTGTGATTTAGATAAGTGGATAGAGATTAAAAAATGA
- the groES gene encoding co-chaperone GroES, whose translation MNFKPLGERVLVERVEAENKTASGIIIPDNAKEKPANAKVIAIGTKVEDIKVGDTIIFEQYRGTEIKIDGNDYLVLNVENILGVM comes from the coding sequence ATGAATTTTAAACCACTAGGTGAAAGAGTTTTAGTAGAAAGAGTAGAGGCTGAAAACAAAACAGCAAGTGGAATTATAATTCCAGATAATGCAAAAGAGAAACCAGCAAACGCAAAGGTTATTGCAATTGGAACTAAAGTTGAAGATATAAAAGTTGGAGATACTATTATATTTGAACAATATAGAGGAACTGAGATTAAAATTGATGGTAATGATTACCTTGTATTAAATGTTGAAAATATTTTAGGAGTTATGTAA
- a CDS encoding peptidylprolyl isomerase, with protein MKKIIFLFLSFTLFLFANESVQKNPVAVFDTTKGIIKVELKPNLAPKAVENFVALSKKGYYNGQIFHRVIKGFMIQGGDPTGTGAGGESIWNKDFEDEFAPNAVFDKPYILAMANRGKNTNGSQFFITTAPTYWLNGMHTIFGYVIDGKNIVKDIENVKTTGRNGGDKPLDDVKINKITIEE; from the coding sequence ATGAAGAAAATCATATTTTTGTTTTTGTCTTTTACACTTTTCTTATTTGCAAATGAGAGTGTACAAAAGAATCCAGTTGCTGTTTTTGATACAACAAAAGGTATCATTAAAGTTGAATTAAAACCAAACTTAGCACCAAAAGCTGTTGAGAATTTCGTGGCATTATCAAAAAAAGGCTACTATAATGGTCAAATTTTTCACAGAGTTATAAAAGGATTTATGATACAAGGTGGAGATCCAACAGGAACAGGAGCTGGTGGAGAATCAATTTGGAATAAAGATTTTGAAGATGAATTTGCACCAAATGCAGTTTTTGATAAACCATATATTTTAGCTATGGCAAATAGAGGTAAAAACACAAATGGAAGTCAGTTTTTCATAACAACAGCTCCAACATATTGGTTAAATGGAATGCATACAATTTTTGGTTATGTAATAGATGGTAAAAATATTGTAAAAGATATAGAAAATGTAAAAACAACAGGAAGAAATGGTGGCGATAAGCCATTAGATGATGTAAAGATAAATAAAATAACTATAGAAGAGTAA
- the xseA gene encoding exodeoxyribonuclease VII large subunit, translated as MKAFSVTILNTQIKSLLETTFMQVVVSGEISNLVNHSSGHIYFSLKDENSTISCVMFKGNTKYLKFELENGQKVNITANITVFVPRGNYQLLCTKIEPDGVGSLALAFEQLKVKLEAKGYFDKSIKKPLPNFPKKIAIVTSPTGAAIEDIKKVASARWSLCELILIPTLVQGVGSVEDISRNIVFADSLNCDIIVVGRGGGSIEDLWSYNSEMVADAIFNAKTPIISSVGHEIDYLISDFVADIRAATPSNAMEIALPSREEYLLYIDSLRDSFSLNLKNIFSKKEEELRNLKLHFEQNSISSKLFFVESQIKLLKEQFFQSLNQKFQIASNILENLKSNYSLNNPATRQKDGFVELSRDKKIINLSLLKIDDIVELQSIDTIAECKIISLSKQKVK; from the coding sequence ATGAAAGCCTTTAGTGTAACTATTTTAAATACTCAAATAAAATCTCTTTTAGAGACAACTTTTATGCAAGTTGTGGTCTCTGGAGAGATTTCAAATTTGGTAAATCATAGCTCAGGGCATATCTATTTTTCACTAAAAGATGAAAATTCTACAATCTCTTGTGTGATGTTTAAGGGAAATACAAAATATTTAAAATTTGAGTTAGAAAATGGACAAAAGGTAAATATTACAGCAAATATCACTGTATTTGTTCCAAGAGGAAACTATCAACTTTTATGTACAAAAATAGAGCCAGATGGTGTTGGAAGTTTGGCTTTAGCTTTTGAACAATTAAAAGTAAAATTAGAGGCTAAAGGCTATTTTGATAAAAGCATAAAAAAACCTCTTCCTAACTTTCCAAAAAAAATAGCAATAGTTACAAGTCCAACAGGAGCTGCTATTGAAGATATAAAGAAAGTTGCAAGTGCAAGGTGGAGTTTGTGTGAACTTATTTTAATCCCAACTTTAGTACAAGGAGTTGGTAGTGTTGAAGATATTTCAAGAAATATAGTTTTTGCAGATAGTTTAAACTGTGATATTATAGTTGTAGGTCGTGGTGGAGGAAGTATAGAAGATTTATGGTCATATAATAGTGAAATGGTAGCAGATGCAATCTTTAATGCAAAAACTCCAATAATTTCAAGTGTAGGGCATGAAATAGATTATCTAATAAGCGATTTTGTAGCAGATATAAGAGCTGCAACTCCATCAAATGCTATGGAAATAGCACTTCCTAGCCGTGAAGAGTATCTTTTATATATTGATAGCTTAAGAGATAGTTTTAGTTTAAATCTTAAAAATATATTTTCAAAAAAAGAGGAAGAGTTAAGAAATCTAAAACTACACTTTGAGCAAAACTCTATTAGCTCTAAGCTTTTTTTTGTAGAGTCTCAAATAAAACTTTTAAAAGAGCAGTTTTTTCAAAGTTTAAACCAAAAGTTTCAGATAGCTTCTAATATTTTAGAAAATTTAAAATCAAACTACTCTTTAAATAATCCTGCAACAAGACAAAAGGATGGATTTGTTGAGTTGAGTAGAGATAAAAAGATTATTAATTTAAGTTTATTAAAAATAGATGATATTGTAGAGTTGCAATCTATTGATACTATTGCAGAGTGTAAAATTATTAGTTTAAGTAAACAAAAGGTAAAATAA
- a CDS encoding chemotaxis protein CheW produces the protein MEHNHEKKTLGSNITEFMTFELGKMKYAIELPKIKEILTYPDNITTLPNTSNWVKGLINSRGEVVPILDIRIKFNTGPAIYDVNTSIITVITEDKRMIGIVVDLVDDVQKIDTSMLAPVSEMGSGIPARYLKGYVRLHDNKMLVLMDIEKVVCKEELGD, from the coding sequence ATGGAACATAATCACGAAAAGAAAACTCTTGGTTCAAATATAACTGAGTTTATGACATTTGAATTAGGGAAGATGAAATATGCTATAGAGTTACCAAAAATAAAAGAGATATTGACTTATCCAGATAATATTACAACTTTACCAAATACTTCAAATTGGGTAAAAGGTTTAATTAATTCAAGGGGAGAAGTTGTTCCTATTTTAGATATTAGGATTAAATTTAACACAGGACCAGCAATTTATGATGTAAATACATCTATTATTACAGTTATTACTGAAGATAAAAGGATGATAGGAATTGTTGTTGATTTAGTTGATGATGTTCAAAAAATTGATACTTCAATGTTAGCTCCAGTATCTGAAATGGGTTCAGGAATTCCTGCAAGATACTTAAAAGGTTATGTAAGACTACACGATAATAAGATGTTAGTTCTTATGGATATTGAAAAAGTTGTTTGTAAAGAGGAGTTAGGGGATTAA
- a CDS encoding sensor histidine kinase, which translates to MKMTFNIKLFSAFILLIIIILLVINIAFHKYYTEYSNKVESDKLEYILDAKSDSFLNFIRKYDEKLGLVERFLSNNSDKKDVTNNIKKYIFEDKNILNFKIVSFSSKESLKLYNQNANRNIPVKGLRTLYMEPYFKELQNLDRFEIFHFCEDGNRDFLNFAIRGEKEFYIIKVDLKTLFDDISSSYSNRILIQDTHGVFFDLSKTEINSSDYISKKVYIKDNKFYTFYIKKASNTQDVLRNDYYSFITLFIFILAIVLAYIFTTIINRDNKKVEDENKKLNFDIEENSLALNENQKIMNEHIMFIQIDKQGVISDISHAFSSFLGYEQSELIGHKYTLFIFKDMKQVLKKALKNSLNSKTFELRNIQGKRKNLESFWVDIFVEEISLADESFVYNVICQDVTDKKRIYNLYQDLNTKIDEYDAIFENVDSGIALLNLGGQFVKINNKMMTLLGYSEKELLGLSAIDVIVPSSKDILSKMLNSIGDLTKILKVEKIFIKKDKTPIHLELSLILLSKKERIIFILNSLEDKRELQELNFNLEKTIKKEIKKSKAKDIIHYQEQIKSAKLSYIGALSAGITHEINTPLTYVKGNLELMLYDIEDLEPSAIKDRMLQDSQKMKEGLNRIANIVESMREISHSKEGVKSNFNIYATILTALTMAHNRAKHISKIYLNGEVFDINSVNSDKYIFMSNVQKQRIEQIWIIIINNALDELIKIEDYDKRELKIDILEDKNSILVRFKDNAGGLSKDILKKLFEPFTSSKTQGGMGIGLSIAKKIVEEHNGSIKAYNEDNGALFEIRLKKEDNV; encoded by the coding sequence ATGAAGATGACTTTTAATATAAAACTTTTTAGTGCATTTATTCTGCTTATTATAATAATCCTATTGGTTATAAATATTGCATTTCATAAATACTATACAGAGTATAGCAATAAAGTTGAGAGTGATAAATTAGAGTATATTTTAGATGCAAAAAGTGATAGCTTTTTAAATTTTATAAGAAAATATGATGAAAAGCTAGGATTAGTTGAGAGATTTTTATCTAATAATAGTGATAAAAAGGATGTCACTAATAATATAAAAAAGTACATATTTGAAGATAAAAATATTTTAAATTTCAAGATAGTCTCTTTCTCTTCAAAAGAGAGTTTAAAGCTTTATAATCAAAATGCAAATAGAAATATACCAGTCAAGGGACTTAGAACTTTATATATGGAACCATATTTTAAAGAGTTACAAAACTTAGATAGGTTTGAGATTTTTCACTTTTGTGAAGATGGAAATAGAGATTTCTTAAATTTTGCAATAAGAGGGGAAAAAGAGTTCTATATTATTAAAGTTGATTTAAAAACACTCTTTGACGATATTTCAAGCTCATATAGTAATAGAATTTTAATTCAAGATACACACGGTGTCTTTTTTGACTTATCTAAAACAGAGATAAATAGTAGTGATTATATCTCTAAAAAAGTATATATAAAAGATAATAAGTTTTATACATTTTATATAAAAAAAGCTTCTAATACGCAAGATGTATTGAGAAATGATTATTATAGTTTTATAACACTTTTTATATTTATTTTAGCAATAGTTTTAGCATATATTTTTACAACAATTATAAATAGAGATAACAAAAAAGTAGAAGATGAAAATAAAAAATTAAATTTTGATATAGAAGAGAACTCTTTGGCTTTAAATGAGAATCAAAAAATAATGAATGAACATATTATGTTTATACAAATAGATAAACAAGGAGTTATATCTGATATAAGTCATGCTTTTAGTAGTTTTTTAGGATATGAACAAAGTGAACTTATTGGGCATAAATATACTCTATTTATCTTTAAGGATATGAAGCAAGTTCTAAAAAAGGCTCTAAAAAATAGTTTAAATAGTAAAACTTTTGAACTAAGAAATATTCAAGGTAAAAGAAAAAATCTAGAGAGTTTTTGGGTCGATATTTTTGTGGAAGAGATATCTTTAGCTGATGAGTCGTTCGTATATAATGTTATTTGCCAAGATGTTACAGATAAAAAAAGAATTTATAATTTATATCAAGATTTAAATACAAAAATAGATGAGTATGATGCGATTTTTGAAAATGTTGATAGTGGAATTGCTCTATTAAACCTTGGGGGACAGTTTGTAAAAATAAATAATAAAATGATGACTCTTCTAGGATATAGTGAAAAAGAGCTACTAGGTTTATCTGCTATTGATGTAATAGTGCCTAGTTCAAAAGATATATTAAGCAAGATGTTAAATAGTATTGGAGATTTGACAAAAATTTTAAAAGTGGAGAAGATTTTTATAAAGAAAGATAAAACTCCAATTCATCTTGAACTATCTTTGATACTTTTATCAAAAAAAGAGAGAATTATATTTATATTAAACTCTTTAGAGGATAAAAGAGAGCTTCAAGAACTTAATTTTAATCTTGAAAAAACTATAAAAAAAGAGATAAAAAAGAGTAAAGCAAAAGACATAATACACTATCAAGAGCAGATTAAAAGTGCAAAACTTAGCTATATAGGAGCTTTATCTGCTGGGATTACTCATGAGATAAATACTCCATTAACATATGTAAAAGGGAATTTAGAGTTAATGCTCTATGATATAGAAGATTTAGAACCAAGTGCGATAAAAGATAGAATGCTTCAAGATAGTCAAAAGATGAAAGAGGGCTTAAATAGAATTGCAAATATAGTTGAAAGTATGAGAGAAATATCACATTCAAAAGAGGGTGTAAAATCCAATTTTAATATATATGCGACTATACTTACAGCTTTAACAATGGCACATAATAGAGCAAAACATATTTCAAAAATATATCTAAATGGCGAAGTTTTTGATATAAATAGTGTAAATAGTGATAAATATATATTTATGAGTAATGTCCAAAAACAAAGAATTGAGCAGATTTGGATAATAATTATAAATAATGCTTTAGATGAGTTAATAAAAATAGAAGATTATGATAAAAGAGAGCTAAAAATAGATATCTTGGAAGATAAAAATAGTATTCTTGTAAGATTTAAAGATAATGCTGGTGGTTTAAGTAAAGATATACTAAAAAAACTATTTGAACCATTTACTAGCTCAAAGACTCAAGGTGGAATGGGAATAGGACTATCTATTGCTAAAAAAATAGTTGAAGAGCATAATGGTAGTATAAAAGCTTATAATGAAGATAATGGTGCACTTTTTGAAATTAGATTAAAAAAAGAGGATAATGTTTGA